A stretch of the Apteryx mantelli isolate bAptMan1 chromosome 3, bAptMan1.hap1, whole genome shotgun sequence genome encodes the following:
- the ATRAID gene encoding all-trans retinoic acid-induced differentiation factor, translating to MGGRLLPLPLLPPLLLLPLLLPLLPRAGGAGGTVCGCCAGPLHNGSAVARYCASRADAEPRGRCCVAGGPHPGRIVGLDLSRCSLRSLPPGLPEAAAAVVVDLTENPLTALPNASFLGFTRLQSLAVPLSLECPGGSSAWEQVTTHGSSRLCQGQRNPCNSSGELAQLCPENALCAPDGPGLSQCLCSSPFHGYKCLREGAFPVLLFCGILGAVTAALSLLLWSTQRRKAKAP from the exons ATGGGCGGccgtctgctgccgctgccgctgctgccgccgctgctgctgctgcccctgctgctgcccctgctgccccgggccggcggcgcgggcgggacg GTGTGCGGGTgctgcgcggggccgctgcacaacggctccgccgtggcccggTACTGCGCGTCGCGGGCGGACGCGGAGCCCCGGGGGCGCTGCTGCGTGGCGGGGGGTCCCCACCCGGGGCGCATCGTGGG GCTGGACCTGAGCCGCTGCTCCCTGCGGAgcctcccgccggggctgccggaggcggcggccgccgtcGTCGT CGACCTGACAGAGAACCCCCTGACGGCCCTGCCTAACGCCTCCTTCCTGGGCTTCACCCGCCTGCAGAGCCT CGCGGTGCCGCTCTCCCTGGAGTGTCCAGGCGGGAGCAGTGCCTGGGAGCAGGTCACCACGCACGGGAGCAGCCGGCTGTGCCAGGGCCAGCGGAACCCCTGCAACAGCTCCGGGGAGCTGG CCCAGCTGTGCCCCGAGAACGCGCTCTGCGCTCCGGACGGCCCCGGCCTCTCCCAGTGCCTCTGCTCCAGCCCCTTCCACGGCTACAAGTGTCTGCGCGAG GGTGCCTTCCCCGTGCTGCTCTTCTGTGGCATCCTGGGGGCCGTGACGGCGGCGCTGTCCCTCCTGCTCTGGAGCACCCAGCGCCGGAAAGCCAAGGCGCCCTGA